One stretch of Armigeres subalbatus isolate Guangzhou_Male chromosome 2, GZ_Asu_2, whole genome shotgun sequence DNA includes these proteins:
- the LOC134210785 gene encoding dnaJ protein homolog 1-like, with product MGKDFYKILGVAKTATDDEIKKAYRKLALKYHPDKNKSPEAEERFKEVAEAYEVLSDKKKRDIYDQYGEDGLKGGIGGGGGGGGMDGNGTFQYQYHGDPRATFAQFFGTSDPFGVFFGNDGIGSNMFYTDIGGEADDPFGFGGRGGMGGGGGFPGAFRSQSFNVHGSPNRKHKIQDPPIEHDLYVTLEDINVGCQKKMKISKMVMSQDGSARKEEKILSINVKPGWKAGTKITFPKEGDQVPGKVPADIVFIIRDKPHIHFKREGSDIKYTSKITLRQALCGTVVKVPTLSGEKLSISTIGEVTKPNTVKRLQGRGLPFPKEPSRRGDLLVAFDIQFPNQLNQGAKDILSDLLPMDTSA from the coding sequence ATGGGAAAAGATTTTTACAAAATTCTCGGAGTGGCGAAAACGGCCACGGACGATGAGATCAAGAAGGCGTATCGAAAGCTGGCCCTGAAGTATCATCCGGACAAGAACAAAAGTCCGGAAGCTGAGGAACGATTCAAGGAGGTAGCTGAAGCCTACGAAGTGCTATCCGATAAGAAGAAGCGAGATATTTACGACCAGTACGGCGAGGATGGCCTCAAGGGCGGAATTGGAGGCGGCGGTGGCGGTGGTGGCATGGACGGAAACGGCACCTTCCAATATCAGTACCATGGAGACCCGAGGGCGACATTCGCACAGTTCTTCGGTACAAGCGATCCATTCGGAGTGTTTTTCGGAAACGATGGCATTGGTTCCAACATGTTCTACACAGACATCGGTGGCGAAGCGGATGATCCGTTTGGTTTTGGTGGACGTGGCGGAATGGGAGGAGGTGGCGGATTCCCCGGTGCATTCCGGTCACAATCGTTCAATGTGCACGGATCGCCCAACCGGAAGCACAAAATTCAGGATCCACCAATCGAGCACGATCTGTATGTGACCCTGGAGGACATTAATGTCGGATGCCAGAAAAAGATGAAAATCTCCAAGATGGTCATGTCTCAGGATGGATCAGCTCGTAAAGAGGAAAAGATTCTCAGCATCAATGTCAAACCGGGATGGAAGGCAGGTACGAAAATTACCTTCCCGAAGGAAGGGGACCAGGTGCCAGGGAAAGTTCCCGCTGATATCGTTTTTATCATTCGGGACAAACCCCATATCCACTTCAAACGGGAAGGCAGCGACATCAAATACACTTCGAAAATAACTCTCCGTCAGGCTCTTTGCGGAACGGTGGTCAAAGTTCCCACTCTGTCCGGTGAAAAGCTAAGCATCAGCACTATTGGCGAAGTGACCAAACCAAATACAGTGAAACGTCTTCAGGGTCGAGGTCTTCCCTTCCCCAAAGAACCATCGCGGCGGGGTGACCTGCTGGTGGCCTTCGACATCCAGTTCCCCAACCAGCTGAACCAGGGCGCCAAGGATATTCTTTCGGATCTGCTTCCCATGGACACCAGTGCGTAA